From the Apus apus isolate bApuApu2 chromosome 4, bApuApu2.pri.cur, whole genome shotgun sequence genome, one window contains:
- the ARL3 gene encoding ADP-ribosylation factor-like protein 3 isoform X3 → MGLLSILRKLKSTPDQEVRILLLGLDNAGKTTLLKQLASEDISHITPTQGFNIKSVQSQGFKLNVWDIGGQRKIRPYWRNYFENTDILIYVIDSADRKRFEETGQELAELLDEEKLSGVPVLIFANKQDLLTAAPASEIAEGLNLHTIRDRVWQIQSCSALSGEGVQARFIPSPGIFSAK, encoded by the exons GGTTTACTGTCAATCCTGCGTAAACTGAAAAGCACCCCAGACCAGGAGGTGAGAATCCTCCTTTTGGGACTGGATAATGCAGGCAAGACCACACTCCTGAAACAGCTGGCATCTGAGGACATCAGCCACATCACACCAACACAG GGCTTTAACATCAAAAGTGTACAGTCTCAAGGCTTCAAGCTGAATGTATGGGACATAGGCGGACAGAGGAAGATCAGGCCGTACTGGAGGAACTATTTTGAAAACACTGATATCCTT atctATGTCATTGACAGTGCAGATAGGAAGAGGTTTGAAGAAACAGGTCAG GAGCTGGCTGAGCTTTTGGATGAAGAAAAGCTTAGTGGAGTCCCCGTGCTCATATTTGCTAACAAGCAGGATTTGCTGACGGCTGCCCCTGCCTCGGAGATTGCTGAGGGACTGAACCTACACACAATTCGGGACAGAGTGTGGCAGATCCAGTCTTGTTCAGCGCTTTCGGGAGAGGGAGTACAG
- the ARL3 gene encoding ADP-ribosylation factor-like protein 3 isoform X2 — translation MGLLSILRKLKSTPDQEVRILLLGLDNAGKTTLLKQLASEDISHITPTQGFNIKSVQSQGFKLNVWDIGGQRKIRPYWRNYFENTDILIYVIDSADRKRFEETGQELAELLDEEKLSGVPVLIFANKQDLLTAAPASEIAEGLNLHTIRDRVWQIQSCSALSGEGVQDGMNWVCKNVNAKKK, via the exons GGTTTACTGTCAATCCTGCGTAAACTGAAAAGCACCCCAGACCAGGAGGTGAGAATCCTCCTTTTGGGACTGGATAATGCAGGCAAGACCACACTCCTGAAACAGCTGGCATCTGAGGACATCAGCCACATCACACCAACACAG GGCTTTAACATCAAAAGTGTACAGTCTCAAGGCTTCAAGCTGAATGTATGGGACATAGGCGGACAGAGGAAGATCAGGCCGTACTGGAGGAACTATTTTGAAAACACTGATATCCTT atctATGTCATTGACAGTGCAGATAGGAAGAGGTTTGAAGAAACAGGTCAG GAGCTGGCTGAGCTTTTGGATGAAGAAAAGCTTAGTGGAGTCCCCGTGCTCATATTTGCTAACAAGCAGGATTTGCTGACGGCTGCCCCTGCCTCGGAGATTGCTGAGGGACTGAACCTACACACAATTCGGGACAGAGTGTGGCAGATCCAGTCTTGTTCAGCGCTTTCGGGAGAGGGAGTACAG
- the ARL3 gene encoding ADP-ribosylation factor-like protein 3 isoform X1, whose amino-acid sequence MGLLSILRKLKSTPDQEVRILLLGLDNAGKTTLLKQLASEDISHITPTQGFNIKSVQSQGFKLNVWDIGGQRKIRPYWRNYFENTDILIYVIDSADRKRFEETGQELAELLDEEKLSGVPVLIFANKQDLLTAAPASEIAEGLNLHTIRDRVWQIQSCSALSGEGVQKGQEVANSLQLTKKETLLSSSAITPAL is encoded by the exons GGTTTACTGTCAATCCTGCGTAAACTGAAAAGCACCCCAGACCAGGAGGTGAGAATCCTCCTTTTGGGACTGGATAATGCAGGCAAGACCACACTCCTGAAACAGCTGGCATCTGAGGACATCAGCCACATCACACCAACACAG GGCTTTAACATCAAAAGTGTACAGTCTCAAGGCTTCAAGCTGAATGTATGGGACATAGGCGGACAGAGGAAGATCAGGCCGTACTGGAGGAACTATTTTGAAAACACTGATATCCTT atctATGTCATTGACAGTGCAGATAGGAAGAGGTTTGAAGAAACAGGTCAG GAGCTGGCTGAGCTTTTGGATGAAGAAAAGCTTAGTGGAGTCCCCGTGCTCATATTTGCTAACAAGCAGGATTTGCTGACGGCTGCCCCTGCCTCGGAGATTGCTGAGGGACTGAACCTACACACAATTCGGGACAGAGTGTGGCAGATCCAGTCTTGTTCAGCGCTTTCGGGAGAGGGAGTACAG AAAGGTCAGGAAGTCGCAAACTCTCTACAGCTTACAAAAAAGGAGACCCTACTTTCCTCTTCTGCCATAACTCCAGCCCTGTAA